One Scylla paramamosain isolate STU-SP2022 chromosome 5, ASM3559412v1, whole genome shotgun sequence genomic region harbors:
- the LOC135100892 gene encoding early endosome antigen 1-like isoform X14: MLVWQLEEELRHLRARGPSMEKQAMLVRQLEDELRHQKARGLSVEVQSQLENLSTENDHLTREVAILRETIKQMERRSAKEAKGQQGAHDSLLTDNDRLNREVCLLREASKELELRIETQKQTLAARDESIKKLLEMLQQKGIGKEEERAMMQQMQAVFQKQLEESRLEIQKRDQEILALSAKMKTLEEQHSDYQRHITVLKESLCAKEEHYNMLQADHSSGILRQVEEMRQRLEEKNKTIEKKTQQALQTTQERNKLNSELTELRDHMDIKDRKINVLQRKIENLEDLLREKDNQVDMARARLTAVQAHHSTSEGALSSLEEAIGDKDKQITQLREQRDRAEQERHQEQSLHERDIAEYKMKLHTLEGEVEKLQVRLERSLAEKDKLEAKLESSQSELGKAKAELEKMHGEVGKSTSDYESYRHRLTKLEMENDRLRTENERLHHDLERSHPTYGRSSIPGGSGEVERLQEKLDKCQAELRRAQTELRMNQADYERSHVEVKVEQLQEKVEKAQGEIYRLKARLENAQSEKDSVQEELERAQATVARQHSERERWVNEVEKLREELERSQATVGKAQIGQEKTQSSLDKVQSELDQLQERYERQSAEMRRIQAEREKHAYEFEQIQSQLDKAHGQNARQSKEREAAQHEADRLREKYEKLQTQMARLQKEREGASAEVEALNEKVDLLQTQLGKAQRDRENTYGDLELLKEKYEKTSTQLQKLMLERDDRSTEVEILKDKLEKAQSQATRAQDEKEMANREFERALEKFDKSQSENFRLQTRLESAQAEQERLQIEIEKTQVLFNKIKDEKVKLQEDYDRIQESYDRSSLQCVRAKEAEEKLKEEIERLNVDITILRERYDKTTVELRRVGSEKEKLQNDVDQLTFELERAQAQYGKAQNNQEKSQEEIARLQIEVEKYKDKYERNAIELSKVRNEKEKLQQECENIQAEMDRVLVRMGKYQENTERTKEDYEMLKIEIERVKDKLEKTQMDYERESILREKYETEVTKLKSEIDRADQHRGKYQLDYEKNKQDVEKTAAENERLRERYDTSQIELQKEKLLNEKLTEEIAALKADLDRPSSRVGKYTTQDKYEGGELEKANIEIEKLKDKYERSQIECTKSQQKVEKLESENDRLKSDLQMSQEQLERFLSAQDRNKSEVEKTTIEMNKLRDRLERMQTELTRAQSGKEKAEMEVQRLTHEMERSQQHMSKYQESNESAKIEFERMSVELEKLHERLEKSQTELRKANDAKEKIESENRKIKRDLDESKNMIGKAADYQQKYNMDLEKCKEEIIRLNKELERAKDELSKVSTEKERLNTTQEKREKMISKLETDLKQLQSERDQLVKQLEKSQDMLLNFQQELKQSESELQKTKDENKRIKTELSSTTKEMEQGAKDMLEGREKEIQKLKGQLTVKEKDFNALRTEAEKEVQRLQQEVQKAQQNAQAAQKEAGLIQREAEKELKNLIVQLQGKEKELATLRSEGEKCRLRAEKAERDAAEMTKQVKDSALKGEGETAKLQQSITSEKQRADQAELAVQEMQKQLQNMAQESQKTAHQIQQLTHENQEANKQMQQLSQQNQQAQQENATLQKQIQQSQQHIQQQTQQQHNLQQQLQNLQQQLQKQSNNPRDSPDTQRLKAELDKANTELKNSAVEKQRLQNQLELLVTELEKKQLDLHEANQKLQNGARPGNDSQAIKRQLEEQMKMVEQKVHTLEQRNKQLDEKEKTLVDLDARLNKKREQLNNMEQQLAKAQTADGATPSEATKQLSEMRRALGDKEKEIEALQKAREHAESEVKNAQSETERLLQLMQMAQEEQFAKDKTIKELQDALRGGGGGAGMKKPGAGSTPSTPAKMDGIPAGLSTASAGQMAAQAAEKATAASEAAKATLEQAKNVAQASDGSSGIENHEIDLLEMEGRQREYRLHVEQIEVDIKLKDSLINNLSDENKRQRERMEELEEEVHALEEELKKNEKIEELEQLVVVVKQKNERIEELEEALRQSVRIATDMEMEQHEDEKRKKEINEKLAKLEARLASAQNAHNLRCTSCQTVRQRLTQVETCYNQVASERQHHLQELFDMKHEALTAALSEKDAHLALLEVGGVRSSRAAQEVESLKKEKSKLVDAVKRLGEERVRLTQEYAVSNLKLDVELPDTPPPHQDPQDDTDEDSTNSRTHL, translated from the exons CTGGAGGAGTCCCGGTTGGAGATTCAGAAGAGAGACCAAGAAATCCTGGCGCTGTCCGCGAAGATGAAGACCTTGGAGGAGCAGCACTCGGACTACCAGCGCCACATCACCGTGCTAAAGGAGTCTCTCTGCGCCAAGGAGGAGCACTACAACATGCTTCAGGCTGAC CATTCCTCCGGTATACTTCGTCAGGTGGAGGAGATGCGGCAGCGACttgaggagaagaacaagaccatCGAGAAGAAGACCCAGCAGGCCCTCCAGACCACCCAGGAAAGGAACAAGCTCAACTCAGAGCTAACTGAACTTCGTGATCATATGGATATTAAGGACAGGAAGATCAATGTCTTACAAAGAAAG ATTGAGAACTTAGAGGACCTGCTGCGGGAGAAAGACAACCAAGTAGACATGGCACGGGCAAGACTGACAGCAGTGCAGGCCCACCACTCCACATCTGAGGGTGCACTCTCCTCCCTGGAAGAGGCCATTGGAGATAAGGACAAACAGATCACACAGCTTAGGGAGCAGCGTGACAGAGCAGAGCAGGAGCGGCACCAGGAGCAATCACTACACGAGAGGGACATCGCTGAGTACAAGATGAAACTTCACACACTTGAAGGGGAGGTAGAAAAGCTGCAGGTCCGCCTTGAACGTTCACTGGCTGAGAAGGATAAGCTCGAGGCCAAACTTGAGTCCAGTCAGTCTGAGCTAGGCAAGGCTAAGGCAGAGTTGGAAAAGATGCACGGTGAAGTGGGTAAGAGTACAAGTGATTATGAGTCTTACCGCCATCGTCTCACCAAGCTTGAGATGGAAAATGACAGACTGAGGACTGAGAACGAGAGGCTCCACCACGATCTAGAGCGCTCCCACCCCACATACGGACGCTCCTCAATACCTGGAGGCTCAGGAGAAGTGGAGCGCTTGCAGGAGAAGCTAGACAAGTGTCAGGCAGAACTACGGCGAGCACAGACTGAACTGCGCATGAACCAAGCTGACTATGAGCGGTCCCATGTGGAGGTAAAG GTGGAGCAGCTgcaggagaaggtggagaaagcACAAGGAGAGATTTATCGCTTGAAAGCCAGATTGGAGAATGCCCAGAGTGAGAAAGACAGTGTGCAGGAAGAGCTGGAGCGTGCCCAGGCCACGGTAGCTCGGCAGCACAGTGAGAGAGAGCGCTGGGTGAATGAG GTGGAGAAACTACGAGAGGAGTTAGAGAGGTCTCAGGCAACTGTCGGTAAAGCACAGATTGGACAGGAAAAGACGCAGTCATCTCTTGACAAGGTTCAGTCTGAATTGGACCAACTTCAGGAACGATATGAGAGACAGAGTGCTGAGATGCGCAGG ATACAAGCTGAGCGTGAGAAACATGCTTATGAATTTGAACAAATACAGAGTCAACTGGACAAGGCTCATGGTCAAAATGCCAGACAATCcaaggagagagaagcagcACAGCATGAGGCAGATAGGTTGCGAGAGAAATATGAGAAGCTTCAA ACTCAGATGGCACGCCTGCAGAAAGAGCGGGAAGGTGCAAGTGCTGAGGTGGAAGCGCTGAACGAGAAGGTGGATTTGCTTCAGACGCAATTGGGCAAGGCTCAGAGGGACCGGGAGAATACGTACGGGGACCTGGAACTCCTGAAGGAAAAATACGAGAAGACCTCAACTCAGCTGCAGAAACTCATG TTGGAAAGAGATGACCGCTCAACTGAAGTGGAAATTTTGAAGGACAAGCTAGAGAAGGCACAATCTCAGGCCACACGGGCAcaggatgagaaagaaatggCCAACAGAGAATTTGAAAGGGCACTTGAAAAGTTTGACAA ATCTCAAAGCGAGAACTTTCGGCTGCAGACAAGACTAGAGTCAGCTCAAGCAGAACAGGAACGCCTTCAAATTGAGATAGAGAAAACTCAAGTTCTGTTTAATAAAATTAAAGATGAAAAGGTTAAACTTCAGGAAGATTATGATCGTATACAAGAATCATATGATCGCTCAAGTTTACAATGTGTCCGAGCTAAAGAGGCTGAGGAGAAGCTAAAAGAAGAGATCGAAAGACTCAATGTAGACATAACAATTCTCAGGGAACGTTATGATAAGACAACAGTTGAGCTCAGGAGGGTTGGcagtgagaaggaaaaattacaGAATGATGTTGATCAGCTAACATTTGAATTAGAAAGAGCACAGGCACAATATGGCAAAGCACAGAATAATCAAGAAAAGAGCCAAGAAGAAATAGCAAGATTACAGATTGAagttgaaaaatataaagataaatatgagaGAAATGCTATTGAACTCAGCAAAGTtcgtaatgaaaaggaaaaattgcaacaagaatgtgaaaatataCAAGCAGAAATGGATAGAGTACTAGTGAGAATGGGCAAGTATCAGGAAAATACAGAAAGGACAAAGGAGGATTATGAAATGTTAAAGATTGAAATAGAAAGAGTAAAGGATAAATTAGAGAAGACACAAATGGACTATGAAAGAGAATCCATTTTGAGGGAGAAATACGAGACAGAAGTGACGAAGCTTAAGAGTGAGATAGACAGAGCTGATCAACACAGAGGTAAATACCAGCTTGACTATGAGAAAAATAAGCAGGATGTTGAGAAAACTGCAGCAGAGAATGAGAGGTTACGAGAAAGATATGATACCAGTCAGATAGAGCTCCAAAAAGAAAAACTCCTAAATGAAAAACTAACTGAAGAAATTGCTGCTCTAAAGGCAGATCTTGACAGGCCATCATCTAGAGTAGGAAAGTACACAACTCAAGACAaatatgaaggaggagaattagAAAAAGCTAATATTGAAATTGAAAAGCTGAAGGACAAGTATGAGAGATCACAAATTGAATGCACAAAATCACAACAAAAGGTAGAGAAACTTGAGAGTGAAAATGATAGACTTAAGAGTGATCTCCAGATGAGTCAAGAGCAACTAGAGCGCTTCCTCTCTGCCCAGGACCGTAACAAGAGTGAGGTAGAAAAGACCACCATAGAAATGAACAAACTAAGAGACAGATTGGAACGTATGCAGACTGAATTGACTCGTGCCCaatcaggaaaggaaaaggctGAGATGGAAGTTCAGCGATTAACACATGAAATGGAAAGGTCCCAACAACACATGTCTAAATACCAAGAAAGCAATGAATCTGCCAAAATTGAATTTGAGAGAATGTCAGTGGAACTTGAAAAGCTTCATGAACGTCTTGAGAAATCACAAACTGAACTTAGAAAAGCAAATGATGctaaagaaaagattgaaagtgaaaacaggaaaatcaaGAGAGATCTTGATGAAAGTAAAAACATGATTGGTAAAGCAGCTGACTATCAACAGAAGTATAACATGGACCTTGAgaaatgcaaagaagaaataataaggtTGAATAAAGAGCTTGAAAGAGCCAAAGATGAATTGAGTAAGGTTTCAACTGAAAAAGAGAGGCTCAATACAACtcaagaaaaacgtgaaaagaTGATATCAAAATTAGAAACAGACTTAAAGCAGTTACAGTCCGAAAGAGACCAATTAGTGAAACAGTTAGAGAAGTCACAAGATATGCTCCTGAACTTCCAGCAAGAACTCAAACAATCTGAATCAGAACTGCAGAAaactaaagatgaaaataaacgaataaagaCAGAATTATCCAGTACAACAAAGGAAATGGAACAGGGTGCCAAGGATATGTTAGAaggtagagaaaaggaaattcAGAAGCTAAAAGGACAGCTTACAGTTAAAGAAAAGGATTTCAATGCTTTGCGaacagaagcagaaaaagaagttCAACGGCTGCAACAAGAAGTACAGAAGGCACAACAGAATGCTCAGGCTGCACAGAAAGAGGCTGGTCTAATacaaagagaagcagaaaaagaactAAAGAATCTGATTGTCCAgttacaaggaaaagaaaaggaacttGCAACATTacgaagtgaaggagaaaagtgcaGATTGAGAGCAGAAAAAGCTGAGCGTGATGCAGCAGAGATGACCAAGCAGGTAAAGGATAGTGCTCtaaagggtgaaggagagactgCAAAGCTTCAGCAAAGCATAACTTCTGAGAAACAGAGAGCAGATCAGGCTGAACTAGCAGTGCAAGAAATGCAGAAACAATTACAAAACATGGCACAAGAGAGTCAAAAGACAGCCCATCAAATACAACAGTTAACTCATGAGAATCaggaagcaaacaaacagatgCAACAGCTAAGCCAACAAAACCAACAAGCACAACAAGAAAATGCCACTTTACAAAAACAGATACAACAGTCTCAACAACATATACAAcagcaaacacaacaacaacataacttACAACAGCAGCTTCAGAATTTGCAACAACAATTACAGAAACAGAGCAATAACCCACGTGATAGTCCTGACACACAGAGGCTAAAAGCTGAGTTAGACAAGGCTAACACTGAACTGAAGAACTCTGCAGTAGAGAAACAGAGGCTGCAGAATCAGCTGGAGTTGCTGGTGACTGAACTTGAGAAGAAGCAG CTTGATTTGCATGAGGCAAACCAAAAGCTTCAGAACGGTGCCAGACCTGGAAATGACTCACAAGCAATCAAGAGACAGCTGGAGGAGCAGATGAAG ATGGTAGAGCAGAAGGTTCACACACTGGAGCAGAGAAACAAGCAGcttgatgagaaggagaagacgtTAGTTGACCTGGATGCTCGACTGAACAAGAAGAGGGAACAGCTGAACAACATGGAACAGCAGCTTGCCAAA GCACAAACTGCAGATGGTGCCACTCCTTCAGAGGCTACTAAGCAGCTCTCTGAAATGAGGAGGGCCcttggagataaagaaaaagaaattgaggCTTTACAAAAGGCTCGGGAACACGCTGAATCTGAGGTGAAGAATGCACAGTCAGAAACGGAGCGACTCTTACAACTGATGCAGATGGCACAAGAGGAGCAGTTTGCCAAAGACAAGACAATTAAGGAGCTGCAAGA TGCTCTTAgagggggtggtggaggtgctgggatGAAGAAACCAGGTGCAGGATCCACCCCGAGCACTCCAGCCAAGATGGATGGAATTCCTGCTGGACTCAGCACAGCCTCAGCAGGTCAGATGGCAGCACAAGCAGCAGAGAAAGCCACAGCAGCATCTGAAGCTGCAAAGGCAACGTTGGAGCAGGCAAAGAATGTTGCACAG GCATCTGATGGGAGCTCAGGTATTGAAAATCATGAAATTGATCTCCTGGAGATGGAGGGGCGACAGCGAGAGTACAGGCTCCATGTTGAGCAGATTGAAGTTGATATCAAACTGAAAGACTCCCTCATAAACAACCTTAGTGATGAAAACAAGAGACAGAGGGAACGCATggaagaattagaggaagaggTACATGCACTTGAAGAAGAGCtcaagaagaatgaaaagattgaGGAACTAGAGCAActagtggttgtggtgaagcagaagaatgaaaggattgAGGAGCTGGAAGAGGCCCTGAGGCAGAGTGTCCGCATTGCCACCGACATGGAGATGGAGCAGCATgaggatgaaaaaaggaaaaaagaaattaatgaaaag CTGGCCAAGCTTGAGGCAAGATTAGCAAGTGCTCAAAATGCTCACAACCTTCGTTGCACAAGTTGTCAGACTGTGCGGCAAAGATTGACTCAGGTGGAGACTTGCTACAACCAGGTGGCCAGTGAGAGGCAGCACCACCTTCAGGAACTCTTTGACATGAA ACACGAGGCTCTCACAGCCGCCCTGAGTGAGAAGGACGCCCACCTTGCCCTGCTTGAGGTGGGGGGTGTGAGGTCCTCCAGAGCAGCCCAGGAGGTGGAATCGctcaaaaaggaaaaatcaaaaCTTGTGGATGCAGTGAAACGTCTG GGTGAAGAGAGGGTGAGGCTGACACAGGAGTATGCTGTGAGTAACCTCAAGCTGGATGTTGAGCTTCCTGACACTCCACCTCCACATCAG GACCCACAAGATGACACTGATGAGGACTCGACCAACTCCAGGACTCACTTATAG